Part of the Deltaproteobacteria bacterium GWC2_65_14 genome is shown below.
CCACCACCACCTCCCGGCCCGCGGATCCTCCCCCGGCTGAACTGCGCGGGTGCAGGGGGCGCAGCCGATCGACGGGTATCCCTCGTCGTGCAGCCGGTTGTAGGGCAGCTTTCGCTCCCGGAGGAACGACACGACCTGTTCGCTTGTCCGGTCGGCCAGGGGGTTCAGCTTGAGAATGCCCCCGTGGCCCGCGTCGATCTCGACCACGGAAAGGTCTCCCCGCGTGGGGCTCTGCTCCCGCCGTTGCCCGGTGATCCAGCCGCGCAATCCCGCAAGCGCCCGTCCCAGCGGCTCCACCTTCCGGATCCGGCAGCACTCGTGGCGATTTGCAAGGCTCTCGCGGAAGGAGAAGAGCCCTTTCTTCCGCTCCAGCGCCTCCACCGCCGCCCGCTCCGGGAAGTGCCACTCGATCCGGATGCCGCACTTCCTGCGGACCGCCTCGGCGACCTCGTAGGTCTCCTCGT
Proteins encoded:
- a CDS encoding phosphoadenosine phosphosulfate reductase, which produces MTGKTSIIGKKTPGGDPVEKQAADLRKRFRGATPEAVLAWALDAYHPDIALASSFSMEDIALIAMMTEIRPDARVFALDTGRLNEETYEVAEAVRRKCGIRIEWHFPERAAVEALERKKGLFSFRESLANRHECCRIRKVEPLGRALAGLRGWITGQRREQSPTRGDLSVVEIDAGHGGILKLNPLADRTSEQVVSFLRERKLPYNRLHDEGYPSIGCAPCTRAVQPGEDPRAGRWWWEHPEHKECGLHPSHEGAGGKGPEGSPFRRGKGDR